In Sphingomonas psychrotolerans, the following proteins share a genomic window:
- the secY gene encoding preprotein translocase subunit SecY, whose amino-acid sequence MASAADQLASSLNLSKFGKATELKKRLWFTLGALIVFRLLSYVPLPGVDPTQLNLLAQQTSGGVLDFFNSFTGGALNRMSVVALGVMPYITASIVVQLATSLSPQLNAIKKEGESGRKRLNQYTRYGTVGLTAVQGWFIAVGLESFGASAGLQAVIEPGLLFRVGAVISLVGGTLFLMWLGEQITSRGVGNGISLIIMAGIVAHLPMTVVQLFESGRTGTIDPLRLVLIIAAVCAIVLFICFMERAQRRILIQYPKRQTARGVQAERSHLPLKLNTAGVIPPIFASSLLLLPLTITQFAGNMTAGESQWGDFVLSLNLWLRHGSPVYMALYAAGIIFFSFFYTAVVFNPEETADNLKRYGGFIPGIRPGKNTETYFDYVLTRITVIGAAYLTIICLLPEYLVSAMGIPFLMGGTSLLIVVNVTMDTVTQIQSHLLAHQYGDLIKKAKLKGRTR is encoded by the coding sequence ATGGCATCCGCAGCCGATCAACTCGCCTCCAGCCTCAATCTGTCGAAGTTCGGCAAGGCGACCGAACTCAAGAAGCGCCTGTGGTTCACTCTCGGCGCGCTGATCGTGTTCCGGCTGCTCAGCTATGTGCCGCTGCCTGGCGTCGATCCGACCCAGCTCAACCTGCTCGCGCAGCAAACGTCGGGCGGTGTGCTCGATTTCTTCAACAGCTTCACCGGCGGCGCGCTCAATCGCATGTCGGTCGTCGCGCTGGGCGTGATGCCCTATATCACCGCGTCGATCGTGGTGCAGCTCGCGACGTCGCTGTCGCCGCAGCTCAATGCGATCAAGAAGGAAGGCGAGAGCGGCCGCAAGCGCCTCAATCAATATACCCGCTACGGCACCGTCGGCCTCACCGCGGTGCAGGGCTGGTTCATTGCCGTCGGGCTCGAGAGCTTCGGTGCGAGCGCCGGCCTTCAGGCAGTGATCGAGCCTGGTCTGCTGTTCCGCGTCGGCGCAGTGATCAGCCTCGTCGGCGGCACCTTGTTTCTGATGTGGCTGGGTGAGCAGATCACCAGCCGCGGCGTCGGCAACGGCATTTCGCTGATCATCATGGCCGGGATCGTCGCGCATCTGCCGATGACCGTCGTTCAGTTGTTCGAGAGCGGCCGCACCGGCACGATCGATCCGCTGCGCCTCGTCCTGATCATCGCCGCGGTCTGCGCGATCGTGCTGTTCATCTGCTTCATGGAGCGCGCCCAGCGCCGCATCCTGATCCAATATCCCAAGCGCCAGACCGCGCGCGGGGTCCAGGCCGAGCGCAGCCATCTGCCGCTCAAGCTCAACACCGCCGGCGTGATCCCTCCGATCTTCGCCTCGTCGCTGTTGCTGCTGCCGCTGACGATCACTCAGTTCGCCGGCAACATGACCGCGGGCGAGAGCCAGTGGGGCGATTTCGTGCTCAGCCTCAACCTCTGGCTGCGCCACGGCTCGCCGGTGTACATGGCGCTCTATGCCGCGGGCATCATCTTCTTCTCGTTCTTCTACACCGCGGTGGTGTTCAATCCCGAGGAGACCGCGGACAATCTCAAGCGCTATGGCGGGTTCATCCCCGGCATCCGCCCGGGCAAGAATACCGAGACCTATTTCGATTACGTGCTGACCCGCATCACCGTGATCGGTGCGGCGTATCTGACGATCATCTGCCTGCTGCCGGAATATCTGGTGTCGGCGATGGGCATCCCGTTCCTGATGGGCGGCACCAGCCTTTTGATCGTGGTCAACGTGACGATGGACACGGTCACGCAGATCCAGTCGCATTTGCTGGCGCACCAATATGGCGATCTGATCAAGAAGGCGAAGCTGAAGGGCCGCACGCGCTGA
- a CDS encoding adenylate kinase — protein MNIILLGPPGAGKGTQASRLEAERGMVQLSTGDMLRAAVKAGTPTGLKAKAVMEAGELVSDAIVSGIIGERLDMADTEKGAIFDGYPRTAAQAEALDALLSDRGRKLDYVIELQVDEEALVDRITGRFTCAQCGAGYHDRFKQPKVAETCDVCGAHEFKRRPDDNAETVRTRMAEYRAKTAPILPIYEARGLVRRVDGMADMEAVGTQIAVILDGGNAAD, from the coding sequence ATGAACATCATCCTGTTGGGCCCTCCGGGTGCGGGCAAGGGCACCCAGGCGAGTCGCCTCGAGGCGGAGCGCGGCATGGTCCAGCTCTCGACGGGGGACATGCTGCGCGCCGCGGTCAAGGCCGGCACGCCGACCGGGCTCAAGGCCAAGGCGGTGATGGAGGCGGGCGAGCTCGTCTCCGACGCGATCGTCTCGGGCATCATCGGCGAACGGCTCGACATGGCCGATACCGAAAAGGGCGCGATCTTCGACGGCTATCCGCGCACTGCCGCGCAGGCCGAGGCGCTCGACGCGTTGCTGTCGGATCGCGGACGCAAGCTCGATTACGTCATCGAGCTTCAGGTCGACGAGGAGGCCTTGGTCGATCGCATCACCGGGCGCTTCACTTGCGCCCAGTGCGGCGCGGGCTATCACGATCGCTTCAAGCAGCCCAAGGTCGCGGAAACCTGCGACGTCTGCGGTGCCCATGAGTTCAAGCGCCGCCCCGACGACAATGCCGAGACGGTGCGCACCCGCATGGCCGAATATCGCGCCAAGACCGCGCCGATCCTGCCCATCTACGAAGCGCGCGGACTCGTCCGCCGCGTCGATGGCATGGCGGACATGGAGGCGGTCGGCACGCAGATCGCGGTGATCCTCGACGGCGGCAACGCCGCGGACTAA
- a CDS encoding SRPBCC family protein, which translates to MRTILLAIALAGVTPANADVLKSSDTGFATRHIQTIAAPPAKVWETLLHPDRWWDGAHTYSGNAANLSLDARPGGCWCEKTATGGVEHMRIVYLADGATLRMVGGLGPLQAMPVIAVLTITLKPAAAGTELTADYAVAGPGLTGIAAPVDGVLGGQWTRLKAAAEH; encoded by the coding sequence ATGCGAACCATTCTACTGGCTATCGCGTTGGCCGGAGTCACGCCCGCCAATGCCGACGTCCTCAAATCCTCGGACACCGGTTTCGCTACCCGGCACATCCAGACCATCGCCGCCCCGCCGGCCAAGGTCTGGGAAACGCTGCTTCACCCCGATCGCTGGTGGGACGGCGCACACACCTATAGCGGCAATGCCGCCAATCTCAGCCTTGATGCCCGTCCCGGCGGCTGCTGGTGCGAGAAGACCGCCACCGGCGGCGTCGAGCATATGCGGATCGTCTATCTCGCCGACGGCGCCACGCTGCGCATGGTCGGCGGGCTGGGCCCGCTTCAGGCGATGCCGGTGATTGCGGTCCTGACCATCACGCTCAAGCCCGCCGCCGCCGGCACCGAACTCACTGCCGATTATGCCGTGGCCGGGCCGGGGCTAACCGGTATCGCAGCGCCGGTCGACGGCGTGCTGGGCGGCCAATGGACCCGGCTCAAGGCAGCGGCGGAGCATTGA
- a CDS encoding winged helix-turn-helix domain-containing protein, with protein sequence MTRKILLVEDDSASAAYVAKGLQEAGFAVEVCGDGRDGLFLASEGIFDLVVADRMLPGLDGLSMLGALRAANIGTPVLILSALGTVDDRVKGLHAGADDYLTKPFSFAELLARVEALLRRADGAGAEPQITRLSVGDLEIDLLARSVTRQGRAIPIGGREFNLLEFLARHAGQVVTRTMMLEKIWNYHFDPGSNVVDVHIGRLRRKLEEGFDAPILHTVRGAGYRLSLDG encoded by the coding sequence ATGACTCGCAAGATCCTCCTCGTCGAAGACGATTCCGCCTCCGCCGCTTATGTGGCCAAGGGGCTGCAGGAAGCCGGGTTCGCGGTCGAGGTCTGCGGCGACGGTCGCGACGGGCTGTTCCTCGCTTCCGAAGGCATCTTCGATCTTGTGGTGGCCGATCGGATGCTGCCCGGGCTCGACGGCCTGTCGATGCTGGGCGCGCTCCGCGCCGCCAACATCGGCACCCCGGTGCTGATCCTTTCCGCGCTCGGCACCGTCGACGATCGGGTGAAGGGCCTCCACGCCGGCGCCGACGATTATCTCACCAAGCCCTTCTCCTTCGCCGAGCTGCTCGCGCGGGTCGAGGCTCTGCTCCGCCGCGCCGACGGGGCAGGTGCCGAGCCGCAGATCACCCGGTTGAGCGTGGGCGATCTCGAGATCGATCTGCTCGCCCGCAGCGTCACGCGGCAGGGCCGTGCGATCCCGATCGGCGGGCGCGAGTTCAATCTGCTCGAATTCCTCGCCCGGCATGCCGGGCAGGTGGTCACGCGCACGATGATGCTCGAGAAGATCTGGAACTATCACTTCGATCCGGGCTCAAACGTGGTCGATGTCCATATCGGCCGCCTGCGCCGCAAGCTCGAGGAAGGGTTCGACGCGCCGATCCTGCATACCGTGCGCGGCGCGGGCTATCGCCTGTCGCTCGACGGCTGA